One Chitinophaga sp. H8 DNA window includes the following coding sequences:
- the thiS gene encoding sulfur carrier protein ThiS, with product MEVLVNNKLYAVQPGITIAALLQFIQLSAQKGIAVAVNSQVVPKTYWEQQSLHPADNITIIRATQGG from the coding sequence ATGGAAGTGCTTGTAAACAATAAACTTTATGCGGTGCAGCCAGGTATAACCATTGCTGCCCTCTTACAGTTTATTCAACTATCTGCCCAAAAAGGCATTGCAGTGGCTGTTAACAGCCAGGTGGTGCCCAAAACCTACTGGGAACAACAATCCTTACATCCGGCAGACAACATCACCATTATCCGCGCTACACAAGGCGGATAA
- a CDS encoding lipocalin family protein has translation MMACQEGNRSPKTDTEELADSSLIKAADSSSVAITDSTTATADTLLFSADKIIGRWIQPVPGVDKEMQGFHLRKDGTARSINMYTLVYEKWALQHDTLLLWNHSEGVKDTTTIIDTALIKELTDSTLVLFPVNAAEGYREKYTRQPDKKGGR, from the coding sequence ATGATGGCATGTCAGGAAGGTAACCGTTCGCCCAAAACGGATACGGAGGAGTTGGCAGACAGCAGTCTGATAAAAGCAGCAGATAGCAGTAGTGTTGCTATAACAGACAGCACTACCGCTACTGCAGATACACTGTTATTCAGTGCAGATAAGATCATAGGGAGATGGATACAACCCGTACCGGGTGTGGATAAGGAAATGCAGGGGTTTCACCTGAGAAAGGATGGCACAGCCCGCTCCATTAACATGTATACACTGGTGTATGAGAAATGGGCCTTGCAGCACGATACCTTATTATTGTGGAACCATTCGGAAGGTGTAAAAGATACGACCACCATTATTGATACCGCATTAATAAAGGAATTAACAGACAGCACGCTGGTATTGTTTCCGGTAAATGCTGCTGAGGGTTACCGTGAAAAATATACCAGGCAGCCAGACAAAAAGGGTGGCAGATAA
- a CDS encoding sterol desaturase family protein, which translates to MVEFFEHIPSYYRTIILVAGLLLLWIIEGVIPRFRFKGNRYHHAGTNLFFTFTTAAVNLGFAFLIVKASEWTTEQHFGLLYLVTLPLWLHAILAILMLDFIGAYLIHLVQHKIAWLWHYHKIHHIDTAIDATTALRHHPVESVFRVIALFVAIITMGVPIWMVMIYQTISALMSQFNHANIKLPGWLDQALSWVIVSPDMHKVHHSRYQPETDSNYANIFSIWDRLCSTFRKVPDTTRIQYGLDEYQAPRYQEIGPLLKVPWEKLEDWQPEQTVASKES; encoded by the coding sequence ATGGTTGAATTTTTCGAACATATTCCCTCGTATTACCGCACGATCATTTTAGTGGCGGGATTGCTCCTGTTATGGATCATAGAAGGCGTTATTCCCAGGTTCCGCTTTAAAGGTAATCGTTACCATCATGCAGGTACCAACCTGTTTTTTACGTTCACTACGGCGGCAGTCAACCTGGGCTTTGCCTTTCTGATCGTAAAAGCAAGTGAGTGGACTACGGAGCAGCATTTCGGGTTATTGTACCTGGTAACGCTGCCGCTATGGCTCCATGCTATCCTCGCTATCCTGATGCTGGATTTTATCGGGGCTTACCTCATCCATCTGGTGCAGCATAAAATAGCATGGCTATGGCATTATCATAAGATCCATCATATTGATACTGCTATAGATGCTACCACCGCATTACGTCATCATCCGGTGGAAAGTGTTTTCCGGGTAATTGCATTATTTGTAGCGATTATAACCATGGGAGTGCCTATCTGGATGGTCATGATTTATCAAACGATATCTGCACTTATGTCGCAGTTCAATCATGCCAATATCAAACTACCGGGATGGCTGGACCAGGCGCTGAGCTGGGTAATCGTTTCGCCCGATATGCACAAGGTACATCACAGCAGGTATCAGCCGGAAACGGACTCCAACTATGCGAATATCTTTTCCATCTGGGACCGCCTATGTAGTACATTCAGGAAAGTGCCGGATACTACCCGTATCCAATATGGACTGGATGAATACCAGGCCCCCCGTTATCAGGAAATAGGTCCCTTACTGAAAGTGCCCTGGGAAAAGCTGGAAGACTGGCAGCCGGAACAAACGGTGGCTTCCAAGGAATCCTGA
- the dnaN gene encoding DNA polymerase III subunit beta — protein MKFIVSSSTLLKQLQQISGVINSNTVLPILEDFLFLIDKNELTVVATDLETVMRVKMEVEAKENGRICIPAKILMDSLKNLPDQPLTFHIDLNSYAVEITSDNGKYKVMGENPENFPKEPTADDTTSFTMKSTALVTAINKTLFAVSNDDLRPSMTGVFFEIGQNSLTFVATDAHRLVKYVRLDVLCPQADSFIVPKKPLSLLKTALPDNDSEIKVSYSQNHFFVAHDGAQMICRLIDARFPDYKVVIPKDNPYRLTVAKSDFQNALKRVGVFANKSTNQVALNITGSELQLSAQDVDFSFEGNERMNCQYTGDDMQIAFNAKFLIEMLNAAEGDEVSIELATSTKAGILRPSEKEENEDLLMLVMPLMLNN, from the coding sequence ATGAAATTTATTGTTTCTTCCTCTACTTTGTTAAAACAATTGCAACAGATCAGCGGTGTTATTAACTCCAATACAGTTTTACCCATATTGGAAGATTTCCTTTTTCTGATTGACAAAAACGAATTGACAGTAGTAGCTACTGACCTGGAAACTGTCATGAGGGTAAAGATGGAGGTAGAAGCCAAAGAAAACGGACGTATCTGTATCCCCGCCAAGATTTTGATGGACTCCCTGAAAAACCTGCCGGATCAGCCGTTGACATTCCACATCGACCTGAATTCGTATGCTGTTGAAATCACTTCCGACAACGGTAAGTACAAAGTAATGGGCGAAAACCCTGAGAATTTCCCCAAAGAACCTACTGCGGATGATACTACTTCCTTCACCATGAAGTCTACCGCACTGGTAACCGCTATTAATAAAACCCTGTTTGCCGTAAGTAACGACGACTTACGCCCTTCTATGACAGGTGTATTTTTCGAAATAGGTCAAAACAGCCTCACCTTCGTAGCTACCGACGCACATCGCCTGGTAAAATACGTAAGACTGGATGTATTATGCCCGCAGGCAGATAGCTTTATCGTACCTAAAAAGCCATTGAGCTTGCTGAAAACAGCCCTGCCGGATAACGACTCTGAAATAAAAGTATCCTACAGCCAGAACCACTTCTTTGTGGCCCATGATGGTGCGCAGATGATCTGCCGTCTTATCGACGCCCGGTTCCCTGACTATAAAGTGGTGATACCAAAAGATAATCCTTACCGCCTCACTGTGGCTAAAAGCGACTTCCAGAACGCGCTGAAAAGAGTAGGCGTGTTTGCCAATAAGAGCACCAACCAGGTAGCTTTAAATATCACCGGCAGCGAACTCCAGCTTTCTGCCCAGGATGTGGACTTCTCCTTTGAAGGTAATGAACGCATGAACTGCCAGTATACCGGTGATGATATGCAAATCGCTTTTAATGCCAAGTTCCTCATCGAAATGCTCAACGCGGCAGAAGGGGACGAAGTAAGCATCGAACTCGCTACCTCCACAAAAGCAGGTATCCTCAGACCTTCCGAAAAAGAAGAAAACGAAGACCTGTTAATGCTGGTGATGCCGTTGATGCTGAATAACTAA
- a CDS encoding pyridoxal phosphate-dependent aminotransferase — translation MKLSHLAETLIGSEIIKLAGEIKEKQAKGEKIYNFTIGDFDPKVFPIPVEFEQEIITAYKEHYTNYPPADGIAELRKAVGDFIDEREGLAYDPAKEIVISCGGRPIIYATYRTIVDRGEKIVYATPSWNNNHYTHFLEAEHVVLETTPENDFMPTAAELKPLLKGATLLALCSPQNPTGTAFGKQQLEEICDLVLAENKSRGEGEKPLYVMFDQMYWVLTFGQTHHYNPVSLRPEMKNYTIFIDGMSKAFAATGVRVGWALGPAHVIGKMKSILSHVGAWSPMAEQKAAARYLVQKENVDKYLVHFKGEVEERLQKIYEGFDRLKAAGHQVEAIAPQAAIYLTIKLDLAGKQTADGKVLNDQAAVTSYILDEAKLAVVPFYAFGAAKNSPWYRLSVGTCVKEEIPAMLDKLQAALEKLK, via the coding sequence ATGAAACTGTCTCATTTAGCCGAAACTCTGATTGGATCCGAAATTATTAAATTGGCCGGTGAGATTAAGGAGAAGCAGGCGAAGGGAGAAAAGATATATAATTTTACGATTGGAGATTTTGATCCAAAGGTATTTCCCATTCCGGTTGAATTTGAACAGGAAATCATAACTGCCTATAAGGAGCATTATACCAATTATCCCCCTGCGGATGGTATTGCCGAATTAAGAAAAGCAGTAGGTGATTTTATCGATGAGCGCGAAGGGCTGGCTTATGATCCTGCCAAGGAAATTGTGATTTCCTGCGGTGGCCGTCCTATCATCTACGCTACCTACAGAACGATTGTAGACAGGGGGGAAAAGATTGTATATGCAACCCCTTCCTGGAACAATAACCACTACACCCACTTCCTCGAAGCAGAGCACGTAGTGCTGGAAACCACTCCGGAAAATGACTTTATGCCTACCGCTGCAGAGCTGAAGCCTTTATTGAAAGGTGCTACCCTGCTGGCATTATGTTCTCCGCAGAACCCTACCGGTACCGCCTTCGGCAAGCAACAGCTGGAAGAAATATGCGACCTGGTACTGGCAGAGAATAAAAGCCGTGGCGAAGGTGAAAAGCCTTTATACGTTATGTTTGACCAGATGTATTGGGTACTTACTTTTGGCCAGACACACCACTACAACCCGGTGTCACTCCGTCCGGAAATGAAGAACTATACTATTTTTATCGATGGTATGAGTAAGGCATTTGCTGCTACCGGCGTAAGAGTAGGCTGGGCTTTAGGACCTGCACACGTGATCGGTAAAATGAAATCCATTCTTTCTCACGTAGGTGCCTGGAGCCCTATGGCAGAGCAGAAAGCGGCCGCCCGCTACCTGGTGCAGAAAGAAAATGTAGATAAATACCTGGTTCACTTTAAAGGTGAAGTAGAAGAAAGACTGCAAAAGATCTATGAAGGTTTTGACCGTCTGAAAGCTGCAGGCCATCAAGTAGAAGCAATTGCCCCACAGGCAGCTATCTACCTGACCATCAAACTGGATCTGGCAGGCAAACAAACTGCGGATGGTAAAGTCCTGAACGATCAGGCTGCGGTTACTTCCTACATCCTGGATGAAGCTAAACTGGCAGTAGTGCCTTTCTATGCTTTTGGTGCGGCTAAAAACTCACCCTGGTACCGCCTTAGCGTAGGTACCTGCGTAAAAGAAGAAATTCCTGCTATGCTGGATAAATTACAGGCAGCACTGGAAAAACTGAAATAA